Proteins encoded in a region of the Muntiacus reevesi chromosome 19, mMunRee1.1, whole genome shotgun sequence genome:
- the GJA1 gene encoding gap junction alpha-1 protein, whose product MGDWSALGKLLDKVQAYSTAGGKVWLSVLFIFRILLLGTAVESAWGDEQSAFRCNTQQPGCENVCYDKSFPISHVRFWVLQIIFVSVPTLLYLAHVFYVMRKEEKLNKKEEELKVAQTDGANVDMHLKQIEIKKFKYGIEEHGKVKMRGGLLRTYIISILFKSVFEVAFLLIQWYIYGFSLSAVYTCKRDPCPHQVDCFLSRPTEKTIFIIFMLVVSLVSLALNIIELFYVFFKGVKDRVKGKSDPYHATTGPLSPSKDCGSPKYAYFNGCSSPTAPLSPMSPPGYKLVTGDRNNSSCRNYNKQASEQNWANYSAEQNRMGQAGSTISNSHAQPFDFPDDHQNSKKLDAGHELQPLAIVDQRPSSRASSRASSRPRPDDLEI is encoded by the coding sequence ATGGGTGACTGGAGTGCCTTAGGCAAACTCCTTGACAAGGTTCAAGCCTATTCCACCGCTGGAGGGAAGGTGTGGCTGTCCGTCCTTTTCATTTTCCGAATCCTGCTATTGGGGACAGCGGTTGAGTCAGCCTGGGGTGATGAGCAGTCCGCCTTTCGTTGTAACACTCAACAACCTGGTTGTGAAAATGTCTGCTATGACAAATCCTTCCCAATCTCTCATGTGCGCTTCTGGGTCCTGCAGATCATATTTGTGTCTGTTCCCACGCTCTTATACCTGGCTCATGTGTTCTATGTGATGCGAAAGGAAGAGAAACTGAACAAGAAAGAGGAGGAACTCAAAGTTGCCCAAACTGATGGTGCCAATGTGGACATGCACTTGAAGCAGATTGAAATTAAGAAGTTCAAGTATGGCATTGAAGAGCACGGCAAAGTGAAGATGCGAGGGGGCTTGCTGAGAACCTACATCATCAGCATTCTCTTCAAGTCTGTCTTCGAGGTGGCCTTCTTGCTGATCCAGTGGTACATCTACGGATTCAGCTTGAGTGCCGTTTACACTTGCAAAAGAGATCCCTGCCCGCATCAGGTGGACTGTTTCCTCTCTCGGCCCACGGAGAAAACCATCTTCATCATCTTCATGCTGGTCGTGTCGTTGGTGTCGCTTGCCTTGAACATCATCGAACTCTTCTATGTCTTCTTCAAGGGTGTTAAGGATCGTGTGAAGGGAAAGAGCGATCCTTACCACGCTACCACTGGCCCACTGAGCCCCTCCAAAGACTGTGGATCTCCAAAATATGCTTATTTCAATGGCTGCTCTTCCCCAACCGCTCCTCTCTCGCCCATGTCTCCTCCCGGGTACAAGCTAGTCACCGGAGACAGAAACAATTCTTCTTGCCGCAATTACAACAAGCAAGCAAGTGAGCAAAACTGGGCCAATTACAGCGCAGAACAAAATCGAATGGGGCAGGCAGGCAGCACCATCTCCAACTCCCACGCACAGCCTTTTGATTTCCCAGATGACCACCAGAATTCTAAAAAACTTGATGCTGGCCACGAACTACAGCCTCTAGCCATTGTGGACCAGCGGCCTTCCAGCAGAGCCAGCAGTCGCGCCAGCAGCCGACCCCGGCCTGATGACCTGGAGATCTAG